Proteins from one Methanococcus maripaludis C5 genomic window:
- a CDS encoding glutamate--tRNA ligase, which translates to MKDTVMAYLLENSIKFKGKPNPKAAMGKILGENPDLRSKVKEVNQVISEVVKEIETMSLEEQQAKLDELAPEGLGQKTERKRKEIELKNVKGNVVMRFAPNPSGPLHIGHARASVLNDFFTKKYNGKLVLRLEDTDAKRVLPEAYEMIQEDLKWLGVKVDEVIVQSERLETYYEYGRKLIEMGQAYVCDCDADEFRTLREQGTLCKCRDTIPEENLKLWEKMLAGELDNVAVRLKTDIAHKNPSIRDFPIFRIERTPHPKNGIKYHVYPLMNLSVTVDDHLLGMTHVLRGKDHIVNTEKQEYIYNYFGWEIPEYVHYGILKIEGPVLSTSKMHAGILSGEYSGWDDARLGTLRALRKRGIRPEALYKLMVEIGIKQADVRFAWENLYAANKDIIDKDARRFFFVESPKKLVISGADSRKIDLRMHPDRSELGNRELLFDGEIYVSDDLEAGKMYRLMELFNIVVEKVENDILYAKYDSDDFAIAKSNKASIIHWIPVKDSVPVTVIDENAEKIEGFAEKDFAVVKEDDFVQFERFGFVRIDEKVDNGYTCYLTHK; encoded by the coding sequence ATGAAAGATACTGTAATGGCATATTTACTTGAAAATTCGATTAAATTCAAAGGAAAACCAAATCCAAAGGCTGCAATGGGTAAAATACTTGGAGAAAACCCCGATTTAAGAAGCAAAGTTAAAGAAGTAAATCAAGTTATTTCTGAAGTTGTAAAAGAAATTGAAACAATGTCTCTTGAAGAACAGCAGGCAAAATTAGACGAACTTGCTCCAGAAGGGCTAGGACAAAAAACGGAAAGAAAAAGAAAAGAAATTGAACTGAAAAACGTTAAAGGAAATGTTGTAATGAGATTTGCACCAAATCCTTCAGGACCCCTCCATATTGGACACGCAAGAGCATCCGTACTAAACGACTTTTTCACAAAAAAATACAATGGAAAACTTGTTCTAAGGCTTGAAGATACTGATGCTAAAAGGGTTCTTCCGGAAGCTTACGAAATGATTCAAGAAGACTTAAAATGGCTTGGAGTAAAAGTTGACGAAGTAATTGTTCAATCAGAAAGGCTTGAAACATACTATGAATACGGTAGAAAATTAATTGAAATGGGACAAGCTTACGTCTGCGACTGTGATGCGGATGAATTTAGAACATTAAGAGAACAGGGAACCCTTTGTAAATGTAGGGATACCATTCCAGAAGAAAACTTGAAATTATGGGAAAAAATGCTCGCTGGAGAACTTGATAATGTTGCAGTCAGGTTAAAAACAGATATTGCACACAAAAACCCATCAATCAGAGATTTTCCAATATTTAGGATTGAAAGAACCCCTCACCCAAAAAATGGAATAAAATATCACGTATATCCATTAATGAATCTTTCAGTAACGGTTGACGACCATCTGCTTGGCATGACGCATGTTTTAAGAGGAAAAGACCACATTGTAAACACCGAAAAACAAGAATATATCTACAACTACTTTGGATGGGAAATTCCAGAATATGTTCACTACGGAATTTTAAAAATAGAAGGGCCTGTTTTAAGTACCTCAAAAATGCATGCAGGAATTTTGAGTGGTGAATACTCAGGCTGGGATGATGCAAGGCTTGGAACTTTAAGGGCACTTAGAAAAAGAGGAATAAGGCCAGAAGCACTCTATAAATTAATGGTTGAAATTGGAATAAAACAGGCAGACGTTAGATTTGCATGGGAAAACCTCTACGCCGCAAACAAAGACATAATCGATAAAGATGCGAGAAGATTCTTCTTTGTAGAAAGTCCTAAAAAATTAGTAATTTCTGGTGCAGATAGTAGAAAAATCGATCTTAGAATGCATCCTGATAGAAGTGAACTTGGAAACAGAGAATTATTATTTGACGGTGAAATATACGTTTCAGACGATCTTGAAGCTGGAAAAATGTATAGATTAATGGAATTATTCAATATTGTTGTTGAAAAAGTAGAAAATGATATTCTCTATGCAAAATACGATAGTGATGATTTTGCAATTGCAAAAAGCAACAAAGCAAGTATTATTCACTGGATTCCAGTAAAAGACAGTGTTCCTGTAACCGTTATCGATGAAAATGCTGAAAAAATTGAAGGATTTGCAGAAAAAGACTTTGCAGTTGTAAAAGAAGATGATTTTGTCCAGTTTGAAAGATTTGGATTTGTAAGAATTGATGAAAAAGTAGACAATGGGTATACCTGCTACCTAACTCATAAATAA
- the trpD gene encoding anthranilate phosphoribosyltransferase, producing the protein MLNKLIERENLSFKESYELFNMLLNESEMRIAAYLVALQTKGVTADEIAGFAKAMRDNAVKIDLGEVTDTCGTGGDGSKTINVSTAVSIILACFTKVAKHGNVSITSNSGSANVYEALGCKIPETPEDAKKSMDKTNFVFLFAQKYHPALKKIMPVRNELKVKTIFNILGPLANPANPKYQILGVNSAELCENVAFALSKVGGIKKALLVYGNGLDELTPNGTSKITEYDGKFDTYEVTPKDFGLDYSKIIPCESPDESAKRLIDVFSGKINEDRNFILMNAAAALYTSEIASDFLDGVEIAKEAIESGKVLKKLEEIRNV; encoded by the coding sequence ATGTTAAACAAACTAATTGAACGCGAAAATCTATCATTTAAAGAATCATACGAATTATTCAATATGCTTTTAAATGAAAGTGAAATGAGAATAGCAGCTTATTTGGTAGCTTTACAGACAAAAGGGGTTACTGCTGATGAAATTGCAGGATTTGCAAAAGCAATGAGGGATAATGCAGTAAAAATCGACCTTGGGGAAGTTACTGACACGTGCGGAACTGGTGGGGATGGTTCAAAAACAATAAATGTGAGCACTGCAGTTTCGATAATTCTTGCATGTTTTACAAAAGTTGCAAAACACGGAAACGTTTCAATTACTTCAAACAGTGGTTCGGCAAATGTTTATGAAGCACTGGGCTGTAAAATTCCTGAAACTCCCGAAGATGCAAAAAAATCAATGGATAAAACTAACTTTGTATTCTTGTTTGCTCAAAAATACCACCCTGCACTTAAAAAAATAATGCCTGTTAGAAACGAACTGAAAGTAAAAACGATATTTAATATTTTAGGGCCTCTTGCAAATCCTGCAAACCCAAAATACCAGATACTCGGAGTAAACTCTGCAGAATTGTGTGAAAATGTTGCATTCGCGTTATCAAAAGTTGGAGGCATTAAAAAAGCGCTTTTGGTATATGGCAATGGCCTTGATGAGTTAACTCCAAATGGTACTTCAAAGATAACTGAATATGATGGAAAATTTGACACTTACGAAGTAACTCCAAAAGACTTTGGATTGGATTACTCAAAAATAATTCCTTGTGAAAGCCCTGATGAAAGTGCAAAAAGATTAATCGATGTATTTTCTGGAAAAATCAATGAAGATAGGAATTTTATATTAATGAACGCTGCAGCTGCACTTTATACTTCAGAAATAGCATCAGACTTCTTAGATGGTGTTGAAATTGCAAAAGAAGCAATCGAATCTGGAAAAGTCCTTAAAAAACTTGAGGAGATAAGAAATGTATAA
- a CDS encoding anthranilate synthase component I: MYKLDYVNPLKLYGVLRDEGKYPVMLESRAKGQINARYTYISSNPEYMLRIGNKTKMDNETISKESNPFKALKENFKITQKGDRFTGGYVGYIAYDCIHNYIGGKIEEPSVFGYYDHMYVYDHETRNFYYHSETNNSEELRNAEATVEKAKNFKIEEEDGGIEVLGCDADLDDYVKMVEKTKEYIYSGDAFQVVPSREYRLKNKFSAFQLYRNLRNVNPSPYMFLLEFDKDVVGASPETMASVQNNILKVNPIAGTAPIGKTENETQKLAEMLLKDEKERAEHMMLVDLARNDVRKVSKSGSIVLERFFDVVRYSHVQHIESEVLGTLKDNSTIFDAIEAAFPAGTLTGAPKFRAMEIIDEVEKSRRKIYGGAVGYFSNSGNADLAIGIRMAEIDSVCRVRAGGGVVADSVPENEYYETERKMAAMMKALGVQNDSDNR; encoded by the coding sequence ATGTATAAATTGGATTATGTAAATCCTCTAAAACTTTACGGGGTTTTACGGGATGAAGGAAAATATCCAGTAATGCTTGAATCAAGAGCTAAAGGACAGATTAATGCAAGGTACACATACATTTCCTCAAATCCTGAATATATGCTTAGAATCGGAAATAAAACCAAAATGGACAATGAAACGATTTCAAAAGAAAGCAACCCTTTCAAAGCTTTGAAAGAAAATTTTAAAATTACTCAAAAAGGAGACAGGTTTACTGGTGGATACGTTGGATATATTGCATATGACTGCATCCATAACTACATCGGCGGAAAAATCGAGGAACCTTCAGTATTTGGGTATTACGACCACATGTATGTTTACGATCATGAAACAAGGAATTTTTACTATCATTCTGAAACTAATAATTCAGAAGAATTAAGAAATGCTGAAGCAACTGTTGAAAAAGCAAAAAATTTCAAAATCGAAGAAGAAGATGGCGGAATTGAAGTTTTAGGGTGCGATGCAGACTTGGATGACTACGTAAAAATGGTTGAAAAAACTAAAGAGTATATCTATTCAGGCGATGCTTTTCAGGTCGTTCCTTCAAGAGAATATCGCTTGAAAAATAAATTTTCTGCATTTCAACTTTATCGGAATCTTAGAAATGTAAATCCAAGTCCTTACATGTTTTTGCTTGAATTTGATAAGGATGTAGTTGGAGCATCTCCAGAAACAATGGCTTCAGTTCAAAATAATATTTTAAAAGTAAATCCAATTGCAGGAACTGCTCCAATTGGAAAAACTGAAAACGAAACTCAAAAGTTGGCAGAAATGCTTTTAAAAGATGAAAAAGAGCGAGCAGAACACATGATGCTTGTTGACCTTGCAAGAAATGATGTTAGAAAAGTTTCAAAATCTGGAAGCATTGTTCTTGAAAGGTTTTTTGATGTTGTAAGATACAGCCATGTTCAGCATATCGAAAGTGAAGTGTTAGGAACATTAAAAGATAATTCAACAATATTTGATGCAATAGAAGCTGCATTCCCTGCAGGAACCTTAACAGGGGCTCCAAAATTCAGGGCAATGGAAATTATTGATGAAGTTGAAAAATCAAGAAGAAAAATTTACGGTGGAGCTGTCGGTTATTTTTCAAACAGCGGCAATGCGGACCTCGCGATTGGAATCAGGATGGCAGAAATCGACAGCGTTTGCAGGGTAAGGGCAGGCGGAGGAGTTGTAGCTGATTCTGTACCTGAAAATGAATACTACGAAACAGAGCGAAAAATGGCCGCAATGATGAAAGCACTGGGTGTTCAAAATGATAGTGATAATAGATAA
- a CDS encoding exodeoxyribonuclease III, whose translation MKMLSWNVNGIRACLKNGFMDFLKRESPDVMCIQETKVQSGQVQLGLDGYFQYWNYAERKGYSGTAVFTKIKPNEVIYGIKNSEHNGEGRVITLKFDEYYLVNVYTPNSQRGLTRLKYRQKWDQDFLNYVKTLENKKPVIFCGDLNVAHKEIDLKNPKTNVKNAGFTPEERKGFDNIVNSGFLDTFREFNKEPDNYSWWSYRFNARARNIGWRIDYFCISESLRNNLKDAFIMSEIMGSDHCPVGIIFD comes from the coding sequence ATGAAAATGTTATCGTGGAATGTAAATGGGATTCGTGCATGTTTGAAAAATGGTTTCATGGATTTTTTAAAACGTGAAAGTCCGGACGTCATGTGCATACAGGAGACAAAAGTGCAAAGCGGACAGGTCCAGCTGGGGCTTGATGGGTATTTTCAGTACTGGAATTACGCAGAAAGGAAAGGTTATTCTGGAACTGCGGTTTTTACTAAAATAAAGCCAAATGAAGTTATTTATGGAATAAAAAACAGTGAACACAATGGTGAAGGAAGAGTAATTACTCTTAAATTTGACGAATATTATTTAGTAAATGTTTACACTCCAAATTCCCAAAGGGGCCTTACAAGACTTAAATACCGGCAAAAATGGGATCAGGACTTTTTGAATTATGTAAAAACGCTTGAAAATAAAAAACCCGTAATATTTTGTGGGGATTTAAATGTCGCACACAAAGAAATTGATTTAAAAAATCCAAAAACTAATGTAAAAAATGCAGGATTCACACCTGAAGAAAGAAAAGGGTTTGATAATATTGTAAATTCTGGATTTTTAGATACTTTTAGGGAGTTTAACAAAGAACCTGATAATTATTCTTGGTGGAGCTACAGGTTCAACGCGAGAGCAAGAAATATTGGATGGAGAATCGATTACTTCTGTATTTCTGAGAGTTTACGAAATAATCTGAAAGATGCATTTATAATGTCTGAAATAATGGGTTCTGACCACTGTCCTGTTGGAATTATATTTGACTAG
- a CDS encoding RluA family pseudouridine synthase: MESQKKILKVTIDSKIAGNKLIDVLKDDFELSNKMIKKFDKEKKIFVNSKNISLKSKLKENETVSVEIDCGINNIDPEKLLLCVIYEDDDLLIVDKPKNMVVHPTKNVLSGTLANAISNHQKINNQNYKIRFVNRLDMDTTGLLIIAKNSYSHQQLAKQMDEGILEKIYIVVVNGHLDSKEGVIEDSIDLNDDGIKRELSTFGKISKTKYKVIEEFNNVSVLEIKLLTGRTHQIRVHLSSFGNNIIGDTLYGKTADLIERQALHSHILRFIHPITKENMEIRSKLPDDMENLIKNLKN, from the coding sequence ATGGAAAGCCAAAAAAAGATTTTAAAAGTAACAATTGATTCAAAAATTGCTGGAAACAAGTTAATCGATGTTTTAAAGGACGATTTTGAACTTTCCAATAAAATGATAAAAAAGTTCGATAAAGAAAAGAAAATCTTTGTAAATTCTAAAAATATTTCCTTAAAATCAAAATTAAAAGAAAACGAAACCGTTTCTGTTGAAATCGATTGCGGAATTAATAATATTGATCCTGAAAAACTGCTATTATGCGTAATTTACGAAGACGACGATTTATTGATTGTTGATAAACCAAAAAACATGGTTGTCCACCCAACTAAAAATGTACTATCTGGAACACTTGCAAATGCAATTTCAAATCACCAGAAAATAAATAATCAAAACTACAAAATAAGATTTGTAAACCGTCTTGATATGGATACCACGGGACTTTTAATCATTGCAAAAAATTCTTATTCTCATCAACAGTTAGCAAAACAGATGGATGAAGGAATTTTAGAAAAAATATATATTGTGGTAGTAAATGGCCATCTGGATTCAAAAGAAGGGGTTATTGAAGATTCAATCGATTTAAATGACGATGGTATAAAGAGAGAATTATCTACTTTTGGAAAAATTTCTAAAACTAAATACAAAGTAATTGAAGAATTCAATAATGTATCAGTTCTTGAAATAAAATTGTTAACAGGTAGAACACACCAGATACGGGTTCATTTATCAAGTTTTGGAAATAATATAATTGGAGATACTCTTTATGGAAAAACTGCTGATTTAATCGAGAGACAAGCTCTTCATTCGCATATTTTAAGATTTATTCATCCAATAACAAAAGAAAATATGGAAATTAGATCAAAACTGCCAGATGATATGGAAAATCTCATAAAAAACTTGAAAAACTAA
- the pyrC gene encoding dihydroorotase, which translates to MVLLKNGKIVSDDNMMESDILIEDGIIQKIEKNIDYSGETIDLKGNYVFPGFIDSHVHFRWGNPEKEDFVSGSEAAIAGGVVYAIDMPNNTPPVTTKEIFYKKMKEGNEKSKINLYFAYGVTENNYLENVEEAKFYKIFMVKSVGDLFISDYSKLRVILDQNKIFAIHAEHKNIISECSEKYELNSFENHCKIRSRESEIEAVKEVLNVLQKIDKESKNKPHVHFCHISVKEALELIKNAKKTLKNVKVTVEVSPHHLFLNSKMAEDLKGCGKFNPPLREELDNLALLNGIIDGNVDVVATDHAPHLLNEKLNPVEKCPSGIPGIETLVPLIMDLVNEGKISIFDAYRVLSKNPSEIFKINNKIEIGNSANMTVVDMGKEYKISAKDFKSKAKFTPFEGKTVKGKPVATLVNGKIYIL; encoded by the coding sequence ATGGTACTTTTAAAAAATGGAAAAATTGTATCTGACGATAATATGATGGAATCAGATATTTTAATTGAAGATGGGATAATTCAAAAAATTGAAAAAAATATTGATTATTCTGGTGAAACAATTGATTTAAAAGGAAATTATGTTTTTCCCGGGTTTATCGATTCTCACGTTCATTTTCGTTGGGGAAATCCCGAAAAAGAAGATTTTGTGTCCGGAAGCGAAGCTGCAATTGCAGGCGGGGTTGTTTATGCAATAGATATGCCAAATAACACGCCTCCTGTGACTACAAAAGAAATATTTTACAAAAAAATGAAAGAAGGAAACGAAAAAAGCAAGATAAACTTGTATTTTGCTTACGGGGTTACTGAAAATAACTATTTAGAAAATGTCGAAGAAGCGAAATTTTATAAAATTTTTATGGTAAAATCAGTCGGCGACCTGTTTATAAGCGATTATTCAAAATTAAGGGTAATTCTTGACCAAAATAAGATTTTTGCAATTCACGCAGAACACAAAAATATAATTTCAGAATGTTCGGAAAAATACGAATTAAATAGTTTCGAAAATCACTGTAAAATTAGAAGTCGAGAAAGCGAGATTGAAGCAGTTAAAGAAGTTTTAAATGTTTTACAAAAAATTGATAAAGAAAGTAAAAATAAACCTCACGTTCATTTCTGCCACATTTCAGTTAAAGAAGCGCTTGAATTAATAAAAAATGCCAAAAAAACTCTTAAAAATGTAAAAGTAACTGTTGAAGTTAGTCCTCACCATTTATTTTTAAATTCAAAAATGGCTGAAGATCTGAAAGGTTGTGGAAAATTCAACCCTCCATTAAGGGAAGAATTAGACAATTTGGCATTATTAAATGGAATTATCGATGGAAATGTTGACGTTGTTGCAACTGATCACGCACCGCATTTACTTAACGAAAAATTAAATCCTGTGGAAAAATGCCCTTCAGGAATTCCCGGGATTGAAACACTTGTGCCATTGATTATGGATTTGGTAAACGAAGGAAAAATTTCAATTTTTGATGCGTACCGAGTTTTATCAAAAAATCCTTCAGAAATTTTTAAAATAAATAATAAGATTGAAATTGGAAATAGCGCAAATATGACTGTTGTCGATATGGGCAAAGAATACAAAATATCTGCCAAAGATTTTAAGTCAAAGGCTAAATTCACGCCTTTTGAAGGAAAAACTGTTAAAGGAAAGCCTGTTGCAACATTGGTTAATGGGAAGATATATATATTATAA
- the trpC gene encoding indole-3-glycerol phosphate synthase TrpC — MTINFKKQANAIKNFDKNPIIAEIKVHSPKYGDLLKGRSEMDILRIYEEAGAVGISYITDKQHFNGNFDVFRKICENTELPVLRKDFLTTKDEIEKTASAGGSTVLIITRLLKEKTAEFVDFALECGLDTLVEVHNTEEIEIAKSTNTTMIGINNRDISKLELDDGTVSLTEQLADLIPKDRILVSESGIANLTDLKTALKYADAALIGTSFMTAENQKEFVKSFVGGK; from the coding sequence ATGACCATAAATTTTAAAAAGCAGGCAAATGCCATAAAAAATTTTGACAAAAACCCAATCATTGCGGAAATCAAAGTTCATTCTCCAAAATATGGCGATTTGTTGAAAGGAAGATCTGAAATGGATATTTTAAGAATATACGAAGAAGCAGGGGCAGTTGGAATTTCATATATTACAGATAAGCAGCATTTCAATGGAAACTTTGACGTTTTTAGAAAAATCTGTGAAAATACCGAACTTCCAGTTTTAAGAAAAGATTTTCTAACAACAAAAGACGAAATCGAAAAAACAGCAAGTGCTGGTGGAAGCACAGTTTTGATTATTACAAGATTATTGAAAGAAAAAACAGCAGAATTTGTAGATTTTGCACTTGAATGCGGGCTCGATACTCTTGTTGAAGTTCATAACACAGAAGAAATTGAAATTGCGAAATCTACGAACACAACAATGATCGGAATAAACAATAGGGATATTTCAAAATTGGAACTCGATGACGGAACTGTTTCATTAACTGAACAACTTGCAGATTTAATTCCAAAAGACAGAATTCTTGTCAGCGAAAGTGGAATTGCTAATTTAACTGATTTAAAAACCGCATTAAAATATGCAGATGCCGCACTAATTGGAACATCATTCATGACGGCCGAAAACCAAAAAGAGTTCGTAAAAAGTTTTGTTGGGGGAAAATAA
- a CDS encoding phosphoribosylanthranilate isomerase: MFIKICGIKTPEELEIVENYGNATGVILECVSKRRIGFETAKNLVNLANIPVFAVSTTSDVSVWENIIELTGTNYLQMHSDIDQKAIDFIKNEYGCFIMKSFKIPEKSESPENDAQKIISDIESYEVDRILLDTGKGCGQTHDHRISQILAKKFDIVLAGGLDPDNVLKIVKTVKPFGVDVSSGVENNNSKDEELIKRFCENVKSVKL, translated from the coding sequence ATGTTCATAAAAATTTGCGGAATAAAAACACCAGAAGAACTCGAAATTGTTGAAAATTATGGCAACGCTACCGGAGTAATTTTGGAATGTGTTTCAAAAAGAAGAATTGGCTTCGAAACAGCAAAAAATCTTGTAAATTTAGCAAATATTCCTGTATTTGCAGTTTCAACAACATCTGATGTTTCAGTATGGGAAAATATTATTGAATTGACAGGTACAAATTATTTACAGATGCATTCCGATATTGACCAAAAAGCAATAGATTTCATAAAAAATGAGTACGGATGTTTCATAATGAAATCGTTTAAAATTCCGGAAAAAAGCGAATCACCTGAAAATGATGCCCAAAAAATTATCTCAGATATTGAATCTTATGAAGTTGATAGAATTTTATTAGATACTGGAAAAGGATGTGGGCAGACTCACGACCACAGGATAAGCCAAATACTTGCAAAAAAGTTTGACATTGTTCTTGCAGGCGGTCTTGATCCAGATAACGTATTGAAAATTGTAAAAACTGTAAAACCGTTTGGAGTTGACGTTTCAAGTGGAGTCGAGAATAATAATTCAAAGGATGAAGAATTGATAAAAAGATTTTGTGAAAATGTAAAATCGGTGAAATTATGA
- the trpB gene encoding tryptophan synthase subunit beta, which produces MKCEGYFGEFGGQFIPEVLMPAIDELKEAYFELKDDEDFQNELSYYLKNYAGRETPLYYAENLTNKLGGAKIYLKREDLLHGGAHKTNNTIGQALLAKRMGKTRIIAETGAGQHGVGTSMAGALFGLETEIFMGRLDTERQQPNVFRMKLLGAKVTPVDTGSKVLKDAVNEAMRNWTATFENTHYLIGTVMGPHPFPTIVRDFQSVIGKEVKKQIMEQEGRLPDHLIACIGGGSNALGLFHAFIQYKDVRMVGIEAAGKGLNTSLHGASISKGKKGVLHGMLSYFLQDEDGQIEEAYSISAGLDYPGIGPEHAYLHDSGRAEYASATDDQALSAFMELTRSEGIIPALESSHAVAYAIENAGNMDKDEIMVINLSGRGDKDLNTVIDIMQKRGM; this is translated from the coding sequence ATGAAATGTGAAGGATACTTTGGAGAATTTGGTGGGCAGTTTATCCCTGAAGTTTTGATGCCTGCAATTGATGAGCTCAAAGAAGCATATTTTGAGTTAAAAGATGACGAAGACTTTCAAAACGAGCTTTCTTACTATTTGAAAAATTATGCAGGACGTGAAACACCGCTTTACTATGCTGAAAATTTAACCAATAAACTCGGCGGTGCAAAAATTTACTTAAAAAGAGAAGATTTACTTCACGGTGGAGCTCACAAAACTAACAATACTATCGGTCAGGCGTTACTTGCTAAAAGAATGGGTAAAACAAGAATAATTGCAGAAACAGGTGCAGGACAGCACGGTGTTGGAACTTCAATGGCGGGAGCATTGTTTGGACTCGAAACTGAAATTTTCATGGGAAGGCTTGATACCGAAAGACAGCAACCAAACGTATTTAGAATGAAACTTCTTGGTGCAAAGGTTACACCAGTTGATACAGGTTCAAAAGTTTTAAAAGATGCGGTAAACGAAGCAATGAGGAATTGGACTGCAACATTTGAAAATACACATTATTTAATCGGAACTGTAATGGGGCCACACCCATTCCCAACGATTGTTAGGGATTTCCAGTCCGTAATTGGAAAAGAAGTTAAAAAACAAATTATGGAACAGGAAGGAAGACTTCCAGACCACCTAATTGCATGCATTGGTGGTGGAAGCAATGCGCTTGGTTTATTCCACGCATTTATTCAATATAAAGACGTTAGGATGGTTGGAATCGAAGCTGCAGGAAAAGGACTTAATACAAGTCTTCACGGAGCATCCATTTCAAAAGGAAAGAAAGGAGTTCTTCATGGAATGCTTTCATACTTTTTACAGGATGAAGACGGCCAAATTGAAGAAGCATACAGTATTTCAGCAGGATTAGACTATCCTGGAATCGGTCCAGAACACGCATATTTACACGATTCTGGAAGAGCAGAGTATGCATCTGCAACTGATGATCAGGCATTAAGCGCATTTATGGAACTTACAAGAAGTGAAGGAATAATTCCAGCTTTAGAATCTTCACACGCGGTAGCTTATGCGATTGAAAATGCAGGAAACATGGATAAAGATGAAATAATGGTCATAAACCTTTCAGGAAGGGGCGACAAAGATTTAAACACCGTAATCGACATCATGCAAAAAAGAGGGATGTAA
- a CDS encoding aminodeoxychorismate/anthranilate synthase component II, with protein MIVIIDNKDSFVWNLADYASIYDSVKVVPNTISIGDLKKLNPDGIIISPGPGAPENKRDVENCPEIIKTMDVPVLGVCLGHQTIAHIFGGKVGRIPPVHGKSSSVTHDSKGIFKDIKNPFTAGRYHSLAVLEVPENFTVTATTEDGTVMGIRHNDMPIEGFQFHPESVLTEFEEKEGLKIIENFVKFAKNYKSSKK; from the coding sequence ATGATAGTGATAATAGATAATAAAGATTCGTTTGTATGGAATTTGGCAGACTATGCATCGATTTATGATTCTGTAAAGGTTGTTCCAAACACGATTTCAATTGGGGATTTAAAAAAATTAAATCCTGATGGAATAATTATTTCACCAGGTCCTGGAGCTCCAGAAAATAAAAGGGACGTTGAAAACTGTCCCGAAATTATAAAAACTATGGATGTACCTGTTCTTGGAGTATGTCTTGGACACCAGACAATTGCGCATATATTTGGTGGAAAAGTTGGAAGAATTCCTCCGGTTCATGGAAAATCGAGTTCTGTAACGCATGATTCAAAAGGAATCTTTAAAGATATAAAAAATCCATTCACTGCGGGAAGATACCACTCTTTAGCGGTTTTAGAAGTTCCTGAAAATTTCACTGTTACTGCAACAACTGAAGATGGGACTGTCATGGGAATAAGGCATAATGATATGCCGATCGAAGGATTTCAATTCCACCCTGAAAGTGTATTAACAGAATTTGAAGAAAAAGAAGGGCTAAAAATTATTGAAAATTTTGTGAAATTCGCAAAAAATTATAAATCTTCGAAAAAATAA